A genomic stretch from Maniola jurtina chromosome 26, ilManJurt1.1, whole genome shotgun sequence includes:
- the LOC123878708 gene encoding histone H2B: protein MPPKTSGKAAKKSGKAQKNISKSDKKKKKHKRKESYAIYIYKVLKQVHPDTGISSKAMSIMNSFVNDIFERIAAEASRLAHYNKRSTITSREVQTSVRLLLPGELAKHAVSEGTKAVTKYTSSK from the coding sequence ATGCCACCCAAGACTAGCGGCAAGGCAGCCAAGAAATCCGGCAAGGCCCAGAAGAACATCTCCAAGTCTgacaagaaaaagaagaagcacAAGAGGAAGGAGAGCTACGCCATTTACATTTACAAGGTGCTCAAGCAGGTCCACCCCGACACCGGTATCTCCAGTAAGGCCATGTCGATCATGAACTCGTTCGTGAACGACATATTCGAGCGCATCGCCGCCGAGGCCTCCCGTCTCGCCCACTACAACAAGAGGTCGACGATCACCTCCAGGGAGGTGCAGACCTCTGTGAGACTACTGCTGCCGGGAGAGCTGGCCAAGCACGCGGTCAGTGAAGGCACAAAGGCCGTCACCAAGTACACTAGCTCGAAGTGA